A genomic region of Pelodiscus sinensis isolate JC-2024 chromosome 19, ASM4963464v1, whole genome shotgun sequence contains the following coding sequences:
- the EBI3 gene encoding interleukin-27 subunit beta, which yields MKWTVLLALVLPAWPAPCSSTAGSDGEEGLCHEQYGALGTDLLLHCDTATRVDWRVNGTQVAASEDAVARDKGQLWLRNASLAQEGEYSCHQPGTGKTLRRIRLQVGLPPEKPAVECWAVSYPQTVNCTWKLQPEPGLETDFITTYRHGLGAQESECVQPGAGASSCTISDIQLFSITPYVLNVTAVNPLGAAMTLFPFIAEQIIRPDPPEGLRVSPIPGESKKLLLEWQPPSSWPFPQYFPLKYLIRYAREGAKNDRTIGPYEQTSFILTGIRPRAIHHVQVAAKDFTDYGEYSAWSPRVSGTPWMQQ from the exons ATGAAGTGGACGGTGCTCCTCGCCCTGGTCCTGCCGGCCtggcctgccccctgcagcagcaccGCTGGGAGCGATGGAGAGGAGG GCCTCTGCCACGAGCAGTATGGGGCGCTCGGCACCGACTTGCTTCTCCACTGCGACACGGCCACCAGGGTGGACTGGAGAGTGAATGGCACGCAGGTGGCTGCCTCCGAGGATGCAGTGGCCAGAGACAAGGGCCAGCTCTGGCTGCGGAACGCCAGCCTGGCTCAGGAAGGGGAATACAGCTGCCACCAGCCTGGCACTGGGAAGACCCTGCGCAGGATTCGGCTGCAAGTGGGCT TGCCCCCCGAGAAGCCTGCCGTTGAGTGCTGGGCTGTCAGTTACCCCCAGACCGTCAACTGCACCTGGAAGCTGCAACCTGAACCAGGCCTGGAGACTGATTTCATCACCACATACAG GCACGGCCTGGGGGCCCAGGAGAGCGAGTGTGTCCagccgggggccggggccagcagcTGCACCATCAGTGACATCCAGCTGTTCTCCATCACCCCCTACGTGCTGAACGTGACGGCCGTGAACCCGCTGGGCGCGGCGATGACCCTCTTCCCCTTCATCGCGGAGCAGATCA TCCGGCCGGATCCCCCAGAAGGCTTGCGGGtctcccccatccctggggaAAGCAAGAAGCTGCTCCTGGAGTGGCAGCCGCCCAGTTCCTGGCCCTTCCCGCAGTATTTCCCCCTCAAGTACCTGATCCGCTACGCGAGGGAGGGAGCCAAGAACGACCGAACG ATCGGGCCGTACGAGCAGACCTCCTTCATCCTGACGGGGATCCGCCCCAGAGCCATCCACCACGTGCAAGTGGCCGCCAAGGACTTCACGGACTACGGCGAGTACAGCGCCTGGAGCCCGCGTGTGTCCGGCACCCCCTGGATGCAGCAGTGA